The Vibrio echinoideorum genome includes a region encoding these proteins:
- the aroA gene encoding 3-phosphoshikimate 1-carboxyvinyltransferase — MESLTLQPIQKVSGEVNLPGSKSVSNRALLLAALSTGTTRLTNLLDSDDIRHMLNALTQLGVNYQLSEDKKVCEVTGVGGSFSSNEALELFLGNAGTAMRPLAAALCLGRGEFVLTGEPRMKERPIGHLVTALRAAGADVEYLENENYPPLKIIGTGLKSGTVSIDGSISSQFLTAFLMAAPLAEGEVTIKIEGDLVSKPYIDITLHIMKQFGVDVINNDYQEFVIPTGQSYSAPGDFLVEGDASSASYFLAAAAIKGGEIKVTGIGKNSIQGDIQFADALEKMGAEIEWGDDYVISRCGELKGIDMDYNHIPDAAMTIATTALFAKGTTAIRNVYNWRVKETDRLAAMATELRKVGAEVEEGEDYIIVNPVAELKHAAIDTYDDHRMAMCFSLVALSDTPVTINDPGCTSKTFPDYFDKLKMLSQ; from the coding sequence ATGGAAAGCCTTACGTTACAACCAATTCAAAAAGTGAGCGGGGAAGTTAACCTACCTGGCTCTAAAAGTGTTTCTAACCGTGCCCTTCTTTTGGCTGCACTTTCAACTGGAACAACTCGTTTAACAAACTTACTCGATAGTGATGACATTCGCCATATGTTGAATGCTCTGACTCAATTGGGTGTTAACTATCAGCTATCTGAAGATAAAAAAGTTTGTGAAGTGACTGGTGTTGGTGGTTCGTTTTCAAGTAATGAAGCCCTAGAGCTTTTCTTAGGTAACGCAGGCACGGCGATGCGTCCCCTTGCCGCTGCACTTTGCTTAGGTCGTGGTGAATTTGTATTGACTGGTGAACCTCGAATGAAAGAGCGCCCTATCGGTCACTTGGTTACAGCATTACGAGCAGCAGGTGCTGACGTTGAATACCTAGAAAACGAAAACTACCCACCGTTGAAGATCATAGGTACAGGCCTTAAAAGTGGTACCGTTTCTATCGATGGGTCCATTTCTAGTCAGTTTTTAACGGCATTTTTGATGGCAGCACCTCTGGCTGAAGGCGAAGTGACCATTAAAATTGAAGGTGATTTGGTTTCTAAACCATACATCGATATAACGCTACACATTATGAAACAATTTGGCGTGGACGTGATTAATAACGACTACCAAGAGTTTGTTATTCCTACCGGACAATCGTATTCAGCACCTGGTGACTTTTTAGTTGAAGGTGATGCATCATCAGCGTCGTATTTCCTTGCTGCTGCTGCCATTAAAGGTGGTGAAATTAAGGTTACGGGTATTGGTAAAAACAGTATCCAAGGTGATATCCAATTCGCAGATGCGCTTGAAAAAATGGGTGCCGAAATTGAATGGGGTGACGACTACGTTATCTCTCGTTGTGGTGAGCTGAAAGGCATTGATATGGACTATAACCATATCCCCGATGCGGCAATGACAATCGCTACAACTGCGTTGTTTGCTAAGGGCACGACGGCGATTCGTAATGTTTACAACTGGCGCGTGAAAGAGACCGATCGTCTCGCTGCGATGGCTACAGAGCTACGTAAAGTGGGCGCTGAAGTGGAAGAAGGTGAAGACTACATCATTGTTAACCCTGTTGCTGAACTGAAACACGCGGCGATTGATACTTACGATGATCATCGTATGGCAATGTGTTTTTCTTTGGTCGCCCTAAGTGATACACCGGTGACAATCAATGATCCTGGTTGTACATCGAAGACCTTCCCTGATTACTTTGATAAGCTGAAAATGCTGAGTCAATAG
- the aat gene encoding leucyl/phenylalanyl-tRNA--protein transferase, translated as MTIYLTELDTTSIEFPSPFDALDEPNGLLAFGGDLSPMRILNAYSQGIFPWYGPGEPILWWSPAPRAVFDPKTFKPSKSLKKFQRKHNYRVSINHATDKVIGYCSSLRPEEETWLNSEMQSAYRELASLGFCHSVEVWQGDELIGGLYGLQRGQVFCGESMFSLKTNASKIALWYFCKHFKQFGGKLIDCQVMNPHLNSLGAIEVERDEFLSALKILKENQLGDGCFKSQWLEGTPS; from the coding sequence ATGACTATATACCTAACTGAACTTGATACTACTAGTATAGAGTTTCCTTCGCCCTTCGACGCGCTTGATGAACCAAACGGTCTGCTCGCATTTGGTGGTGATTTATCGCCAATGCGAATTTTAAACGCTTACAGCCAAGGTATATTTCCATGGTATGGGCCAGGAGAGCCTATACTTTGGTGGAGCCCAGCACCCAGAGCAGTATTTGATCCTAAGACATTCAAACCATCAAAAAGTCTTAAAAAGTTTCAAAGAAAGCACAATTATCGAGTCAGTATCAACCATGCGACCGACAAAGTGATTGGTTATTGCTCATCGTTGAGACCCGAAGAAGAAACTTGGTTAAACAGTGAAATGCAGTCAGCGTATCGCGAACTTGCTTCATTAGGATTCTGCCACTCCGTCGAGGTTTGGCAAGGCGACGAGCTTATCGGCGGCCTTTACGGCTTACAAAGAGGCCAAGTCTTTTGTGGTGAATCGATGTTCAGCCTGAAGACTAATGCCTCTAAAATTGCACTATGGTATTTTTGTAAACACTTTAAACAATTTGGCGGAAAGCTCATCGATTGCCAAGTGATGAACCCTCACTTGAACTCGTTAGGCGCTATCGAAGTAGAAAGAGATGAGTTCCTTAGTGCTTTGAAAATACTTAAAGAAAATCAACTTGGCGATGGATGTTTTAAATCACAATGGCTAGAGGGAACGCCTTCATGA
- a CDS encoding outer membrane lipoprotein, with protein sequence MKKLLWILLVLPMLANAAYNRNQARPVNEVVYGEIDTVRYITQQEIVESKANGWETLLGAAIGGLIGNQFGGGTGKEVATAVGAVAGAGIARNRGNTQYRVEYKLVELLVKTKDDKLVNIIQDVDNSMLFNRGDDVRILYFSDGVRVDLAY encoded by the coding sequence ATGAAGAAGTTGCTTTGGATTTTACTTGTTTTGCCCATGTTGGCAAATGCAGCTTATAACAGAAACCAAGCTAGACCGGTCAATGAGGTCGTTTATGGTGAAATTGATACGGTCAGATACATTACCCAACAAGAGATCGTAGAGTCTAAAGCAAATGGTTGGGAAACCTTGTTGGGCGCGGCTATTGGCGGCTTGATAGGGAATCAGTTTGGTGGCGGTACCGGTAAAGAAGTCGCAACGGCTGTCGGTGCTGTAGCGGGCGCAGGGATTGCCCGTAATCGAGGTAATACGCAATACCGAGTGGAATACAAGCTTGTTGAATTGTTGGTTAAAACCAAAGATGACAAGTTGGTTAATATCATCCAAGACGTCGATAATTCGATGTTGTTTAACCGAGGTGATGATGTACGGATTCTCTATTTTTCTGATGGCGTTCGTGTCGATCTAGCATACTAG
- the clpS gene encoding ATP-dependent Clp protease adapter ClpS translates to MSRNFEWASPGSDLLEKETTKVKPPAMYNVVLNNDDYTPMDFVIEILERFFSLDIEKATEVMLKVHYEGKAICGTYSAEIAETKVAQVRMYSKENEHPLLCTMEQV, encoded by the coding sequence ATGAGCAGAAACTTTGAATGGGCATCTCCAGGCTCAGATCTACTGGAGAAAGAGACAACTAAAGTAAAGCCACCGGCTATGTATAACGTTGTATTGAACAACGATGATTACACGCCTATGGACTTTGTAATCGAGATCCTAGAGCGGTTTTTCTCACTAGATATCGAAAAAGCAACGGAAGTGATGCTCAAGGTTCATTATGAAGGTAAAGCTATATGCGGCACATACAGTGCTGAAATAGCGGAAACAAAGGTAGCGCAGGTAAGGATGTACTCAAAGGAAAATGAGCATCCGCTACTATGTACAATGGAGCAAGTGTAA
- a CDS encoding YciN family protein, whose translation MTKKVIAEFDLLLIANQIIQSHDDYIEGMRANSVVEKDDVLIFKGEYFLDSNGLPTENTTAVFNMFKYLAHHLSKEFSIEL comes from the coding sequence ATGACAAAGAAAGTAATAGCAGAATTTGATTTACTGCTAATCGCAAACCAAATTATCCAATCACATGATGACTACATTGAAGGCATGCGCGCAAACAGCGTAGTAGAGAAAGACGATGTGCTCATCTTCAAAGGTGAATACTTCTTAGACAGCAATGGATTGCCGACAGAAAACACAACCGCTGTATTTAACATGTTTAAATACTTAGCGCACCATCTTTCCAAAGAATTTTCGATTGAGCTATAA
- a CDS encoding NADP-dependent isocitrate dehydrogenase: MPTEKPTIIYTITDEAPALATYSLLPIIQSFTASSGINVDTRDISLAGRIIANFPEHLNEEQRIGDALAELGELAKTPEANIIKLPNVSASVPQLQATIKELQSKGYALPNYPEEAKTDEEKAIKATYDKIKGSAVNPVLREGNSDRRAPLSVKNYAKKNPHSMGAWSADSQSHVSSMDDKDFFGSEKSVTIDGATEVSIEFVAKDGAKKTLKPAFALQDQEIIDASVMNKAALVAFFEKEIASAKEQGVLLSLHMKATMMKVSDPVIFGHAVKVYYKDVFAKHGQLFDELGVDVNNGIGDVYAKIAALPQEQREAIEADLQAVYETQPPLAMVDSDRGITNLHVPSDIIVDASMPAMLRSSGQMWDPEGKQKDTKAMIPDRSYASIYQAVIDFCKENGAFDPTTMGSVPNVGLMAQKAEEYGSHDKTFILEAAGQVQVVDASGSVLLEQDVEEGDIFRMCQVKDAPIQDWVKLAVTRARAAGVPAVFWLDAARAHDAQLIKKVEAYLPEYDTNGLEIKILAPLEATQYSLVRIKEGLDTISVTGNVLRDYLTDLFPILELGTSAKMLSIVPLMNGGGLFETGAGGSAPKHVQQVEKENHLRWDSLGEFLALAASLEHLSVVTGNAKAQVLADALDKATGEFLDKNKSPSRRVGELDNRGSHYYLATYWAKALAEQTADADLAAEFAGVASQLAESEEAIVAELNSAQGVVGDLGGYYLLDDALVSALMRPSATLNALIDA, translated from the coding sequence ATGCCTACTGAAAAACCAACTATCATCTATACCATTACAGACGAAGCTCCGGCGCTAGCAACTTATTCTCTGCTGCCAATCATTCAATCTTTTACAGCTTCTTCTGGTATTAACGTTGATACTCGCGACATTTCACTTGCAGGGCGCATTATTGCCAACTTCCCTGAGCATCTGAATGAAGAGCAACGTATTGGTGATGCATTAGCGGAACTAGGTGAATTGGCTAAGACACCAGAAGCAAACATCATTAAGCTTCCAAACGTATCCGCATCTGTACCTCAGCTTCAAGCTACGATCAAAGAGCTTCAGTCAAAAGGTTACGCGCTTCCTAATTACCCAGAAGAAGCCAAGACTGACGAAGAGAAAGCAATCAAAGCAACTTACGACAAGATTAAAGGTAGTGCGGTAAACCCGGTTCTACGTGAAGGTAATTCAGATCGTCGTGCGCCGCTTTCAGTTAAAAACTACGCTAAGAAAAACCCGCATTCAATGGGTGCTTGGTCTGCAGATTCTCAGTCTCATGTTTCAAGTATGGATGACAAAGATTTCTTTGGTAGCGAAAAGTCAGTAACGATTGACGGTGCTACTGAAGTGAGTATCGAGTTTGTAGCTAAAGATGGCGCTAAGAAAACATTGAAGCCAGCTTTTGCTCTACAAGATCAAGAAATCATTGATGCATCCGTGATGAATAAAGCGGCTTTGGTTGCCTTCTTTGAAAAAGAGATCGCATCGGCTAAAGAACAAGGTGTACTGCTTTCACTTCACATGAAAGCAACGATGATGAAAGTGTCTGACCCAGTGATCTTTGGTCACGCGGTTAAGGTTTACTACAAAGATGTATTTGCAAAACACGGTCAACTGTTCGACGAGCTAGGTGTTGACGTTAACAACGGCATCGGTGATGTATACGCGAAGATTGCAGCGCTTCCTCAAGAGCAGAGAGAAGCGATTGAAGCTGACCTACAAGCGGTGTATGAGACTCAGCCTCCACTAGCGATGGTTGACTCAGATCGTGGCATTACTAACCTACACGTTCCAAGTGACATCATTGTTGATGCCTCTATGCCTGCAATGTTGCGTTCTTCAGGTCAAATGTGGGATCCAGAAGGTAAGCAAAAAGATACTAAAGCTATGATCCCAGATCGCAGCTACGCAAGCATCTACCAAGCTGTTATTGATTTCTGTAAAGAGAACGGTGCTTTCGACCCTACAACTATGGGTAGCGTACCAAACGTTGGCCTGATGGCTCAAAAAGCGGAAGAATACGGTTCTCACGATAAGACTTTCATCCTAGAAGCTGCTGGTCAGGTTCAAGTGGTTGACGCTTCTGGTTCTGTGCTTCTTGAGCAAGACGTAGAGGAAGGCGATATCTTCCGTATGTGTCAGGTGAAAGATGCTCCGATTCAAGACTGGGTTAAGCTAGCTGTTACTCGTGCGCGTGCGGCGGGTGTCCCTGCTGTGTTTTGGTTAGATGCGGCTCGTGCGCATGATGCTCAACTTATTAAGAAAGTAGAAGCTTACCTTCCTGAGTATGATACAAATGGTCTAGAAATTAAGATTCTGGCACCGCTCGAAGCAACTCAGTACTCACTGGTTCGTATTAAAGAAGGTCTAGATACTATTTCTGTTACAGGTAACGTGTTGCGTGACTATCTAACAGACTTGTTCCCAATTCTAGAGCTTGGAACGTCAGCTAAAATGCTGTCGATCGTTCCACTAATGAACGGTGGCGGTCTGTTTGAAACAGGTGCTGGCGGTTCTGCTCCTAAGCACGTGCAACAAGTCGAGAAAGAAAACCACCTGCGTTGGGATTCTTTAGGTGAATTCTTGGCATTAGCGGCATCTCTAGAGCACCTAAGCGTAGTCACTGGCAATGCTAAGGCACAAGTTCTCGCTGACGCGCTTGATAAAGCGACGGGTGAATTCCTAGATAAAAACAAATCGCCTTCACGCCGAGTAGGTGAGCTTGATAACCGTGGTAGCCATTACTACCTAGCAACATACTGGGCTAAAGCGCTTGCTGAGCAAACGGCTGACGCTGACCTTGCTGCTGAGTTTGCTGGTGTTGCAAGTCAACTGGCTGAAAGTGAAGAAGCTATTGTTGCTGAGCTTAACAGCGCACAAGGCGTAGTAGGCGATTTAGGTGGTTACTACCTACTTGATGATGCTCTTGTGTCAGCACTAATGCGTCCAAGTGCTACGTTAAACGCACTTATTGATGCGTAA
- a CDS encoding arginyltransferase: MSSDLQQIRIGLTDNHACSYLPHLQERVAVTLDEHMHTSDNYEVLLANGFRRSGATIYKPHCDNCSACHAIRLSIPEVKFSKSQRRILNKAKAFRWQLKDVMDDNWFDLYSRYITARHRSGTMYPPKKEEFLQFSKNEWLATKFMHIYDDSQLVGIAITDVMSHCTSAFYTFFDPDIDISMGTLGVLFQIQHAQKEQKQWLYLGYQIDECPAMNYKVRFQRHQRLVNQRWQG; encoded by the coding sequence ATGAGTTCAGATTTACAACAAATCAGAATTGGATTGACCGATAACCATGCTTGCAGCTACCTGCCACACCTTCAAGAAAGAGTAGCGGTCACGCTTGATGAACACATGCACACTTCAGATAATTATGAAGTTCTGCTCGCAAACGGGTTTCGCCGCAGTGGAGCGACAATTTATAAGCCACATTGCGATAATTGCTCTGCGTGCCATGCTATTCGCCTCTCGATTCCCGAGGTCAAGTTTTCTAAAAGCCAACGCCGCATCCTCAACAAAGCCAAAGCATTTCGCTGGCAACTGAAAGACGTGATGGATGATAACTGGTTTGATTTATATAGCCGTTACATAACCGCTCGTCACAGATCGGGAACCATGTATCCACCAAAAAAAGAAGAGTTCCTACAATTCTCTAAAAATGAATGGCTTGCTACAAAGTTCATGCACATCTATGATGATAGTCAGTTGGTCGGCATCGCTATCACTGATGTGATGTCTCACTGCACGAGCGCATTTTATACCTTCTTCGATCCTGATATCGACATCTCTATGGGAACACTCGGCGTTCTATTTCAGATCCAGCATGCCCAGAAAGAACAAAAACAATGGTTATATTTGGGTTATCAAATCGATGAATGCCCTGCGATGAACTATAAAGTACGATTTCAACGTCATCAAAGGCTAGTAAATCAGCGGTGGCAAGGGTAG
- the clpA gene encoding ATP-dependent Clp protease ATP-binding subunit ClpA, with protein MLNKELETSLNGAFARARDKRHEFMTVEHLLLALLENDAAKEALQACQADLDALRNELDIFIDQTTPLIPESDETRETQPTLSFQRVLQRAVFHVQSSGRSEVTGANVLVAIFSEQESHAAYLLKKNDISRLDIVNFISHGITKASNEGDGSSPSDSFGGAESAEEANSEDRLENFATNLNEVAKQGNIDPLIGRDKELERTVQVLCRRRKNNPLLVGEAGVGKTAIAEGLAWRIVEGQVPEIIQSSVIYSLDIGSLLAGTKYRGDFEKRFKAILKQLEKEEDAILFIDEIHTIIGAGAASGGQVDAANLIKPLLSSGKLRCIGSTTYQEYSSIFEKERALARRFQKIDIVEPSLDDTTKILIGLKPKYEAHHEVRYTNKALRAAVELSAKYINERHLPDKAIDVIDEAGARSRLAPASRRKKTVGVADIESMVAKMARIPEKSVSSSDKDTLQKLDDRMKMLVFGQDPAIDVLSEAIKLTRAGLGADNKPVGSFLFAGPTGVGKTEVTVQLSKLMGIELLRFDMSEYGERHSVSRLIGAPPGYVGYDQGGLLTDAVIKNPHSVVLLDEIEKAHPDIFNLLLQVMDNGTLTDNNGRKADFRNVILVMTTNAGVAETEKKSIGLIQQDHAPDAMGEIKKVFTPEFRNRLDNIIWFNSLDPSVISQVVDKFIVELQVQLDARGVSLEVSEDARNWLAERGYDKTMGARPMGRVIQDKLKKPLANELLFGSLVDGGTVKVSLKKDDLDFVYVGAKEEVMH; from the coding sequence ATGCTGAATAAAGAATTAGAGACGAGTTTAAATGGCGCATTTGCTCGTGCCCGAGACAAACGACATGAATTTATGACTGTCGAACACCTCCTACTAGCATTATTAGAAAATGATGCGGCCAAGGAAGCGCTCCAAGCTTGTCAGGCTGATCTCGATGCTCTCCGCAATGAGCTCGATATTTTTATCGATCAAACAACCCCACTTATCCCAGAAAGCGATGAGACTCGTGAAACGCAGCCTACGCTGAGCTTCCAGCGAGTGCTTCAGCGCGCTGTTTTTCATGTTCAATCTTCAGGTCGTAGTGAAGTAACAGGTGCAAACGTACTTGTTGCTATTTTCAGTGAGCAAGAATCTCATGCTGCATATTTACTTAAGAAGAATGACATTAGCCGCTTAGATATCGTCAACTTCATTTCTCATGGTATTACAAAAGCCAGTAACGAAGGTGATGGCTCATCACCGTCTGATTCATTTGGTGGCGCAGAGAGTGCTGAAGAAGCTAACTCTGAAGATCGTCTAGAAAATTTTGCTACTAATCTTAATGAAGTGGCGAAGCAAGGTAACATCGACCCGCTTATCGGGCGTGACAAAGAGCTTGAACGTACAGTCCAAGTTTTGTGTCGTCGTCGTAAAAATAACCCTCTATTGGTAGGTGAAGCTGGTGTGGGTAAAACCGCAATCGCTGAAGGTCTTGCATGGCGAATTGTTGAAGGACAAGTACCTGAAATCATCCAGAGCAGTGTAATTTATTCTTTAGATATTGGTTCACTTCTAGCTGGGACTAAATATCGTGGTGACTTTGAGAAGCGTTTTAAAGCGATTCTTAAGCAACTAGAGAAAGAAGAAGACGCTATTTTATTCATTGATGAAATCCACACTATTATTGGTGCTGGTGCAGCGTCTGGTGGACAGGTTGATGCGGCAAACCTAATTAAACCACTATTAAGCAGTGGTAAATTACGTTGTATTGGTTCAACGACATACCAAGAGTACAGCAGTATTTTCGAGAAGGAGCGTGCTTTAGCTCGTCGCTTCCAGAAAATCGATATTGTTGAACCATCATTAGATGACACGACGAAGATTCTGATTGGCTTGAAGCCAAAATATGAAGCTCACCACGAAGTTCGCTATACCAATAAAGCGTTGCGTGCGGCTGTGGAACTGTCAGCTAAATACATTAATGAACGTCATCTTCCTGATAAGGCGATAGATGTAATTGATGAAGCCGGTGCTCGTAGTCGTTTGGCTCCAGCAAGCCGTCGTAAAAAAACGGTAGGTGTGGCTGATATTGAGTCGATGGTTGCGAAAATGGCTCGTATTCCTGAGAAGTCAGTATCATCTTCAGACAAAGATACGCTGCAGAAACTGGATGACCGCATGAAAATGTTGGTATTCGGACAAGACCCTGCTATCGATGTATTGAGCGAAGCGATTAAGCTGACTCGTGCTGGATTGGGTGCAGACAATAAACCAGTTGGTTCATTCCTGTTTGCTGGCCCTACTGGTGTGGGTAAAACTGAGGTTACGGTTCAGCTCTCTAAATTGATGGGTATTGAGCTTCTACGCTTTGATATGTCTGAGTACGGTGAACGCCACTCCGTGAGCCGCTTGATCGGTGCTCCTCCAGGTTATGTTGGTTATGATCAAGGTGGTTTGTTGACAGATGCCGTGATCAAGAACCCTCACTCTGTGGTCTTGCTCGATGAAATTGAGAAAGCTCACCCAGATATCTTTAACCTGTTACTACAAGTAATGGATAACGGTACGTTAACGGATAACAACGGTCGCAAAGCGGATTTCCGTAACGTAATCTTAGTGATGACGACCAACGCAGGTGTTGCAGAAACCGAGAAGAAATCGATCGGCCTGATCCAGCAAGATCATGCACCAGATGCGATGGGCGAAATCAAGAAGGTATTTACTCCGGAGTTCCGTAACCGTCTTGACAATATTATTTGGTTCAACAGTCTAGACCCTAGTGTGATTAGCCAAGTTGTCGACAAGTTTATTGTTGAGCTTCAAGTTCAACTGGATGCTCGCGGCGTATCCCTAGAGGTTTCTGAGGATGCTCGTAATTGGTTAGCTGAGAGAGGCTATGACAAGACCATGGGCGCTCGTCCTATGGGACGTGTGATTCAAGATAAGCTTAAGAAGCCACTGGCAAACGAGTTGTTGTTTGGTAGTTTAGTGGACGGCGGCACGGTTAAAGTATCCCTGAAAAAAGACGACTTAGACTTTGTTTATGTGGGTGCTAAAGAAGAAGTGATGCATTAA
- the cspD gene encoding cold shock domain-containing protein CspD, translated as MATGTVKWFNNAKGFGFICPEGEDGDIFAHYSTIQMEGYRTLKAGQQVDYEVESGPKGSHASSVVPVEGCAAK; from the coding sequence ATGGCTACAGGTACAGTAAAATGGTTTAACAATGCCAAAGGGTTTGGCTTTATTTGTCCAGAAGGTGAAGACGGCGATATTTTTGCACACTACTCCACCATACAAATGGAAGGTTATCGAACCTTGAAGGCAGGCCAGCAGGTCGACTATGAAGTAGAAAGTGGGCCTAAAGGCTCACATGCTAGCTCCGTTGTTCCTGTAGAAGGTTGCGCCGCTAAATAG
- the infA gene encoding translation initiation factor IF-1, with amino-acid sequence MAKEDVIELQGTVLDTLPNTMFRVELENGHVVTAHISGKMRKNYIRILTGDKVTVEMTPYDLSKGRIVFRAR; translated from the coding sequence ATGGCTAAAGAAGACGTAATCGAGTTGCAAGGCACTGTCCTTGATACTCTACCAAACACAATGTTCCGTGTTGAGCTTGAAAACGGTCACGTAGTGACAGCACACATCTCTGGTAAAATGCGCAAGAACTACATCCGTATTCTTACTGGTGATAAAGTAACTGTTGAGATGACTCCATACGACCTTTCTAAAGGCCGCATCGTCTTCCGTGCTCGTTAA